One bacterium DNA window includes the following coding sequences:
- a CDS encoding beta-N-acetylhexosaminidase — protein MASLLDPGRLIVAALPGPDVSPADEAALRDLAPAGAILFARNLKSAAQTRDLASALAEILGRPFLLAVDEEGGKVNRLAEIAPVFRRLPEGRAQGAWGEERLRDVWRLVGGALRAVGFNVDFAPVADLDEGPGTNAIGARSFGLDPGRAAALDGAVLAGLEDAGVAGCLKHFPGLGGTDLDTHVGLARSPLGEKELWDAHLRPYVDLAKSAPLVMTAHAAYPAVEGPEAGPATFSARLVGEWLRGRIGFSGLIVSDDLEMGAVAALGAPGERATRALAAGCDLALFCRGLDAPRRARDEVAAALESGRLDAAALRSSVARQATLLARLAAAPPAPRWDDALAALDEAL, from the coding sequence ATGGCCTCCCTTCTCGATCCCGGGCGCCTGATCGTCGCGGCGCTTCCCGGTCCCGACGTCTCCCCCGCCGACGAGGCCGCGCTGCGCGACCTCGCCCCCGCCGGCGCGATCCTCTTCGCGCGCAACCTCAAGAGCGCCGCGCAGACGCGCGACCTCGCCTCGGCGCTGGCCGAGATCCTCGGCCGCCCGTTCCTCCTCGCCGTGGACGAGGAAGGCGGGAAGGTCAACCGCCTCGCCGAGATCGCGCCGGTCTTCCGCCGTCTCCCCGAGGGGCGCGCGCAGGGCGCGTGGGGGGAAGAGCGGCTGCGCGACGTCTGGCGGCTCGTCGGCGGCGCGCTGCGCGCCGTCGGCTTCAACGTCGACTTCGCGCCGGTCGCCGACCTCGACGAGGGGCCGGGGACGAACGCGATCGGCGCGCGCTCGTTCGGCCTCGATCCGGGGCGGGCCGCGGCTCTCGACGGAGCCGTGCTGGCGGGACTCGAGGACGCGGGGGTCGCGGGATGCCTCAAGCATTTCCCGGGGCTCGGCGGCACCGACCTCGACACGCACGTCGGCCTCGCGCGGAGCCCGCTCGGCGAGAAGGAGCTGTGGGACGCGCACCTCCGTCCCTACGTCGATCTCGCCAAGAGCGCGCCGCTGGTCATGACGGCGCACGCCGCGTACCCCGCGGTCGAGGGGCCGGAGGCCGGACCGGCGACATTCAGCGCGCGGCTCGTCGGCGAATGGCTGCGCGGGCGGATCGGCTTCTCCGGCCTGATCGTGAGCGACGACCTCGAGATGGGCGCCGTCGCCGCGCTCGGCGCGCCCGGCGAGCGGGCGACGCGCGCGCTCGCCGCGGGGTGCGATCTGGCCCTCTTCTGCCGCGGGCTCGACGCCCCGCGCCGCGCGCGGGACGAAGTCGCCGCCGCGCTCGAGAGCGGCCGGCTCGACGCCGCGGCGCTCCGCTCGTCGGTCGCGCGGCAGGCGACGCTCCTCGCGCGCCTCGCCGCCGCTCCGCCGGCGCCGCGCTGGGACGACGCGCTCGCCGCGCTCGACGAAGCGCTCTGA
- the cls gene encoding cardiolipin synthase: MSLLSRSAAVAAVVALAALGVGCASYPRYRYQPRLTAAGADVQAALSIAGGNEVSDGNKVDVLVNGDQVFPAMLEAIRGARNNVHLETYIFRDGEIGRRFVDALVERARAGVKVRLLLDGIGSLGFGEENEARLREAGVQVVFFRPLKLSNLFKLHLRTHRKYLIVDGRIGFTGGICIDDSWMGNADRPDRWRETQVRVEGPVARQMQSGFARAWLEATGELLSAQALYPTIDRVGDQRCQIMESAPGFKGNPARLSFLVAVASAKRSIDVTNAYFVPDGVALEALEKAAQRGVQVRLLLPSRNTDVKSVRYAGRSYYRRLLEAGVGIYEYEPSRLHAKTMVVDGEWATVGSTNLDRRSFVWNYESNLNCFDRRVAEELTRIYEADLAKSSKVELAAWKKRPFGERVLETFYGLFRSQF; the protein is encoded by the coding sequence ATGAGCCTTCTCTCTCGCTCGGCGGCGGTCGCCGCCGTGGTGGCGCTGGCGGCGCTCGGCGTCGGCTGCGCCTCGTACCCGCGTTACCGCTACCAGCCCCGCCTCACCGCGGCGGGGGCCGACGTGCAGGCGGCGCTCTCGATCGCCGGCGGCAACGAGGTCTCGGACGGGAACAAGGTGGACGTGCTGGTCAACGGCGACCAGGTGTTCCCGGCGATGCTGGAGGCGATCCGCGGCGCGCGGAACAACGTCCACCTCGAGACCTACATCTTCCGCGACGGCGAGATCGGCCGGCGGTTCGTCGACGCGCTCGTCGAGCGCGCGCGGGCCGGCGTGAAGGTGCGGCTGCTGCTCGACGGCATCGGGTCGCTCGGCTTCGGCGAGGAGAACGAGGCCAGGCTGCGCGAGGCGGGGGTGCAGGTCGTCTTCTTCCGCCCGCTCAAGCTCTCCAACCTCTTCAAGCTCCATCTCCGCACCCACCGCAAGTACCTGATCGTCGACGGGCGGATCGGCTTCACCGGCGGGATCTGCATCGACGACTCGTGGATGGGGAACGCCGACCGGCCCGACCGCTGGCGCGAGACGCAGGTCCGCGTCGAGGGGCCGGTGGCGCGGCAGATGCAGTCCGGCTTCGCCCGCGCCTGGCTCGAGGCGACGGGGGAACTGCTCAGCGCGCAGGCGCTCTACCCGACGATCGACCGCGTCGGCGACCAGCGCTGCCAGATCATGGAGTCGGCGCCCGGCTTCAAGGGGAACCCGGCCCGGCTCTCGTTCCTCGTCGCCGTCGCCTCGGCGAAGCGGTCGATCGACGTCACGAACGCCTACTTCGTGCCGGACGGCGTGGCGCTCGAGGCGCTGGAGAAGGCCGCCCAGCGCGGCGTGCAGGTGCGGCTGCTCCTGCCGAGCCGCAACACCGACGTCAAGTCGGTCCGCTACGCGGGACGCAGCTACTACCGGCGGCTGCTCGAGGCGGGCGTCGGGATCTACGAGTACGAGCCGTCGCGCCTCCACGCCAAGACGATGGTCGTGGACGGCGAGTGGGCCACGGTCGGCTCGACGAACCTCGACCGCCGCTCGTTCGTCTGGAACTACGAGTCGAACCTGAACTGCTTCGACCGCCGCGTCGCCGAGGAGCTGACGCGGATCTACGAGGCCGACCTCGCCAAGTCGTCGAAGGTCGAGCTGGCGGCGTGGAAGAAGCGGCCGTTCGGGGAACGCGTGCTCGAAACGTTCTACGGGCTGTTCCGCTCGCAGTTCTGA
- a CDS encoding STAS domain-containing protein: MEATWAIDDGVGTLALGGALTIESAAELKAALLRALDEAPVVALRFEDDARPDVSCVQLLCAAHRSAMRRGTTFALRGPLPATLAAVVGEFAPCVPGAAAGAVCLWEGRGDGCQKRS; encoded by the coding sequence ATGGAAGCGACGTGGGCGATCGACGACGGCGTGGGGACGCTCGCGCTCGGCGGCGCGCTGACGATCGAGTCGGCGGCGGAACTGAAGGCCGCCCTGCTTCGCGCGTTGGACGAGGCGCCGGTCGTGGCGCTGCGCTTCGAGGACGACGCGCGGCCGGACGTCTCCTGCGTGCAGCTGCTCTGCGCCGCGCACCGCTCGGCGATGCGGCGCGGAACGACCTTCGCGCTCCGCGGACCGCTGCCCGCGACGCTCGCCGCGGTCGTGGGCGAGTTCGCGCCCTGCGTTCCGGGCGCCGCGGCCGGCGCGGTCTGCCTGTGGGAAGGAAGGGGGGACGGATGTCAAAAGAGATCCTGA
- a CDS encoding response regulator: protein MSKEILIVDDSTSMRQMVAFTLRGAGYAVLEAADGREALDRFSASPEVGLVVTDLNMPNLDGIGLIKALRAQPRGRFLPILMLTTESQDARKQEGKAAGATGWIVKPFRPEQLVAVVQKVLK, encoded by the coding sequence ATGTCAAAAGAGATCCTGATCGTCGACGACTCGACGAGCATGCGGCAGATGGTCGCGTTCACCCTGCGGGGCGCCGGCTACGCCGTGCTCGAGGCGGCGGACGGGCGCGAGGCGCTCGACCGCTTCTCGGCCTCGCCCGAGGTGGGGCTGGTCGTCACCGACCTCAACATGCCGAACCTCGACGGGATCGGGCTGATCAAGGCGCTGCGGGCGCAGCCGCGCGGGCGCTTCCTGCCGATCCTGATGCTGACCACCGAATCCCAGGACGCGCGGAAGCAGGAGGGGAAGGCCGCCGGCGCGACGGGATGGATCGTCAAGCCGTTCCGCCCCGAACAGCTGGTGGCGGTCGTGCAGAAGGTGCTCAAGTGA
- a CDS encoding chemotaxis protein CheA, whose protein sequence is MIDQHRAAFVEEATELLGELETTLLTLEENPRDREIIDRVFRALHTIKGSGAMFGFDAVAAFTHELETAFDRVRRGELEVSTALIELTLAARDHIRDLLDVEGTPDEVQRVRGAAVVEALLALCPRRDAPAAAAEAPRAPSSSAAAAGAETTYRIRFKPPADIFLRGGDPSALMAELAGLGALRFALRTDDLPPLEELDPEQCRCSWEAVLTTSRPLDDVRNVFVFFEDDAELRIDVVDVDADEGAPPKRLGEILVERGDVSEDAVRAALATQRRIGDVLIEQGLVSPAKVHAAAVEQKAVQDARTKRQTAEAASSVRVAAERLDQLVNLVGELVTVQARFSATALRRGDQELAALAEEVERLTWELRDTAMNMRMLPMGATFAKFRRLVRDLARDLGKEVELETEGAETELDKTVIDRLGEPLVHLVRNAVDHGIEAPEARAERGKPRAGTVRLSAAHMGASVVVEVRDDGAGLDAEAIRAKAVERGLLPPGAEPSEQDLFALIFHPGFSTAKQVSSVSGRGVGMDVVKQAIDALHGQIEVRSRRGEGTTVAVKLPLTLAIIDGLLVGVGGERYVLPLSVVQECVELTRADAEAMHGRRVASVRGRLVPYVRLREMFDEPGERPAIEQIVIVSAEGREIGLVVDHIVGEHQTVIKSLGRVYKDIVELSGSTILGDGSVALILDVPKIVERAENEERALTA, encoded by the coding sequence GTGATCGACCAGCATCGCGCGGCGTTCGTGGAGGAGGCGACCGAGCTGCTCGGGGAGCTCGAGACGACCCTCCTGACGCTCGAGGAGAACCCTCGGGACCGCGAGATCATCGACCGCGTCTTCCGCGCCCTGCACACGATCAAGGGCTCCGGGGCGATGTTCGGCTTCGACGCCGTCGCCGCCTTCACCCACGAGCTGGAGACCGCGTTCGACCGCGTGCGCCGCGGCGAGCTCGAGGTCTCGACCGCGCTGATCGAGCTGACGCTCGCCGCGCGCGACCACATCCGCGACCTGCTCGACGTCGAGGGGACGCCGGACGAAGTGCAGCGGGTCCGCGGCGCCGCGGTCGTCGAGGCGCTGCTCGCGCTCTGCCCGCGCCGGGACGCGCCGGCCGCCGCGGCGGAGGCGCCCCGCGCCCCGTCGTCGTCGGCCGCCGCGGCCGGCGCGGAAACGACGTACCGGATCCGCTTCAAGCCGCCGGCCGACATCTTCCTGCGCGGCGGCGACCCCTCGGCGCTGATGGCCGAGCTGGCCGGCCTCGGCGCGCTGCGCTTCGCGCTGCGGACCGACGATCTCCCGCCGCTCGAGGAACTCGACCCCGAACAGTGCCGCTGCTCCTGGGAGGCGGTCCTGACGACGAGCCGGCCGCTCGACGACGTGCGGAACGTCTTCGTCTTCTTCGAGGACGACGCCGAGCTGCGGATCGACGTCGTCGACGTGGACGCCGACGAAGGGGCGCCGCCGAAGCGGCTGGGCGAGATCCTCGTCGAACGCGGCGACGTCTCCGAGGACGCGGTGCGGGCCGCGCTGGCGACGCAGCGGCGGATCGGCGACGTCCTGATCGAGCAGGGGCTCGTGTCGCCGGCCAAGGTCCACGCCGCGGCGGTCGAGCAGAAGGCGGTGCAGGACGCGCGGACGAAGCGCCAGACGGCCGAGGCGGCGTCGAGCGTGCGGGTCGCCGCGGAGCGGCTCGACCAACTCGTCAACCTCGTCGGGGAGCTGGTCACCGTGCAGGCGCGCTTCTCGGCGACCGCGCTGCGGCGCGGCGACCAGGAGCTCGCCGCGCTGGCCGAGGAGGTCGAGCGGCTGACCTGGGAGCTGCGCGACACGGCGATGAACATGCGGATGCTGCCGATGGGGGCGACGTTCGCCAAGTTCCGCCGCCTCGTGCGCGACCTGGCCCGCGACCTCGGCAAGGAAGTGGAGCTGGAGACCGAAGGGGCGGAGACCGAGCTCGACAAGACGGTCATCGACCGCCTCGGCGAGCCGCTGGTCCACCTCGTGCGCAACGCCGTGGACCACGGCATCGAGGCGCCGGAGGCGCGCGCGGAGCGGGGCAAGCCCCGCGCCGGCACGGTGCGGCTCTCCGCGGCGCACATGGGGGCGAGCGTCGTCGTCGAAGTGCGCGACGACGGCGCCGGCCTCGACGCGGAGGCGATCCGCGCCAAGGCGGTCGAGCGGGGGCTGCTCCCGCCGGGCGCCGAGCCGTCGGAGCAGGACCTCTTCGCGCTGATCTTCCATCCGGGGTTCTCGACGGCGAAGCAGGTGTCGAGCGTCTCCGGGCGCGGCGTCGGGATGGACGTCGTGAAGCAGGCGATCGACGCGCTGCACGGGCAGATCGAGGTCCGCTCGCGGCGCGGCGAGGGCACCACCGTCGCGGTCAAGCTGCCGCTGACGTTGGCGATCATCGACGGCCTTCTCGTCGGCGTCGGCGGCGAGCGCTACGTCCTGCCGCTCTCCGTCGTGCAGGAGTGCGTGGAGCTGACGCGCGCCGACGCGGAGGCGATGCACGGCCGGCGCGTGGCTTCGGTCCGCGGGCGGCTCGTGCCGTACGTGCGGCTGCGCGAGATGTTCGACGAACCGGGCGAGCGGCCGGCGATCGAGCAGATCGTGATCGTGTCGGCGGAAGGACGCGAGATCGGACTGGTCGTGGACCACATCGTGGGCGAGCACCAGACGGTCATCAAGTCGTTGGGACGGGTCTACAAGGACATCGTGGAACTTTCGGGCTCGACGATCCTCGGAGACGGCAGCGTCGCGCTGATTCTGGACGTGCCGAAGATCGTCGAGAGGGCCGAGAACGAGGAGCGCGCGCTCACGGCGTGA